The following DNA comes from Nocardioides panzhihuensis.
ACGTACGCCACCGACCTCCGCGACGCGAGACGCGACGTCACGACACCTCTCGAAGGAGATGTCGCCCCGCTCGCGGGCCCACTCGACCAGACGTCGCACGACGGCCAGTCGGCCCGGACGGGCGGTGAGGAACGGGTGCAGGCACAGGTTGAACAGACAGCCGTACTCGCTCATCCCGTCGAGCTCGTCGCGCCACAGGTCGAAGACCTTCGATGGCGCCTCGATGATGCCGCCCACGAAGGGCTCGGGCAGGAAGGCGTACTGCTCCCAGTCATCGAGCGACCAGTGGACCGGAAGCTCCACGACATCGGTGTCACCGAGCTTGAGCAGGTAGGGCCGGTCGTCCGCCATCATCGAGGAGTCGTAGGACAGACCGTGCTCGGCCAGCAGCTCCATCGTGGTGGCGGTCGTCTGCCACATGGCAGCGCGATATCCGCTCACCTCGATGCCCTGGCTCGCGAAGACGGCAAGCGCTCGTTCGAAGTCGTCGCGCTGGTCCTGTTCCGTCATGTCCGTCGCGGTCCGGTGGCTGTAGGAGTGATGCGCCACCTCATGGCCCCGCTCGACGATGCTCGCCGCCAGGTGAGGGCGCTTCTCAGCCACCCAACCGGGCATGAAGAAGGTCGCCGGCACCTCGAGCTCGTCGAGCATGTCGAGGATCCGCGGCACCCCCACATCCGGCCCGTACGCCTGGTGGGACATCGTGGTCAGATGCCGCGAGTAGCGGCCACCCGCCGCCAGGATCGGCGTCTCGGCGTCGACGTCGAAGGTCAACGTCGCCACCGCGGACGCCGTCCCGCGCCACGCACCACTGTCTACTGCCATGCTCGTCCCGCCTGTCGCCACCGGAGGCTGGACTCGATTGTGACACTCGGGCGCAGCATCGCCGGGTCGAACTCGGCCAGCTCGTCACCGGCGGCCAGCCGGTTCGGCAGGTCCGGGTTGGCGAGCGCGACGTGGCCGATGGCCAGGAAGTCGGCGTGACCCTCGGCCAGGACACGTGCTGCCTGGTCGCGGTCGTGCATACCACCGTTGGCGATCACCGGGAGGCCGGAGACCTCGCGGGCCAGACCGGTCACGGTCGAGCCGTCGGCGAGCTGCGCGGTCTCGAACCAGGAACGCCCCTCGCTCGCCACGTGGATGTAGTGCGCACCGGCCTTGGCGAGCGACTCGGAGATGACGACGACATCCTCGGCACCGCCCGACCAGCGGTAGACCACGTCGTTGACCTTGGTCTGCGATACCCGGACGCCGACGATGAAGCCCTCGGGGGTCTCCGCGACGATCCGCTCGACCACCTCGGCCGTCAGCCGGATGCGGTTGGCGGTCGAGGCGCCGTACTCGTCGGTGCGCTGGTTGGTGTACTCCGTGACGAACTGGTCGAGCAGGTAGCCGTTGGCCGCGTGCACCTCGATGCCGTCGAAACCAGCCGCGGCGGCGTTGCGGGCGGCGGCGGCGAAGCCGTCGACCACATCGGCGATGTCGTCGCTGGTGGCCTCGCGCGGCACCGGCCACGGACCGCTCCCGCCGTACGCCTCCATCATGGTGCCCAGCGGCTCCACGGCCGAAGGAGCCAGCGTCTCCGAGCGATAGGGGTTGCCCTGGGAGAGGGCACCGGCGTGCATGAGCTGGGCAACGATGCGGGCGCCATCGGCGTGCACGCGGTCGGTGACGACACGCCAGCCGTCGATGTGCTCCTGGGTGACCAGGCCCGGCTGGTCGAGGTAACCCTGACTGTAGGCGGCATCGGGGTAGATGCCCTCCGTGATGACCAGGCCGAAGCCGCCGGAGGCGAACTCCGCGTAATAGTCGGCCATCAGCTCGGTGGGCACCCCCGCCGGCGTCGCCGAGATGCGCGTCATCGGGGCGACCATGAGCCGGTTGGCAAGGTCCAACGAGCCCAGCGAGACGGGCTCGAGGGCTGGGTGTCGGTCAGGAGATTCGGTCATTGGACGGTTCCTATCTGTTCTCTTGGTGAGGTTTCTTGGGCATGTCGTCGAGGAGCTGGGCAGCCCGGATGACTGAGTGGTCATGGCCAGAAGGCGCGGAGACAAGGAGGCCGAGGCCCCGCCGGCGGCCGTCCCCCCGGGGCACGCTCACGCCAGGCATGCCGAGGTAGCTGAGCAGCATGGTCGTGCGGAGGATGCGCGCGTTCCACCAGTCGAAGGCGTCCGCCGAGGCGGTCACCACAGACAGGCTCGGTGGCGCATGACGAACGGTGGGGCACAGCAACAGACCGCCGGCAAGCTCGACCGCTACCCGCTCTCGTAGGGCACTCATGCGCGCACGCACAGGCCCGACCGTGGAACCGACGGCCGACGCACTACGGATGCGACGCGCGACAGCCGGGTCGAGCAGAGCCTCCGACGCACCTTGGAGGAGCTGCCCGTAGCCTGCGTACGCCTCAGCCGCGACCAGCGTGCCGTGGTTGTCCATGAGCTCCTGGGCCTCGGCGAGCACGGGAAGAGGCCGGCGCTCGATCCGGAGTCCATCGTGCGTCTCGAGCTCCTCGACCGCGTCCTGAAACCAGGCCGATACCTCGGGATCAGCGTCCGCAACCACCTCTTCGTCGGGCACCACCAGTCGCACGGGGCCCGTCGCCTGGGCGTAGGGCGGGGCAGTGCAGGAGTCAAACGTGGCGACCGCGAACGCGAGGTCGGTTGCGTTCGGGGCTAGGAGCCCGAAACTGTCCAGGGTGGGCGACAACGTCCGTACGCCATTTCGGGGGAAGCGCTCCTCGGACGCTTTGTAGCCGACGACTCCGCAGAACGCCGCCGGCACACGGACCGACCCAGAGGTGTCGGTGCCGATGGCAAGGAGCACCTGCCCCGACGAGACTGCGGCCGCCGACCCTGATGAAGAGCCGCCCGTGATCAGCGGCTCGCTGCCCGACAGCGGGTTGAGTGGTGACCCGAAGTGCGGGTTGGTGCCGATCCCCGAGAATGCGAGCTCGCTGAGGTTCGTCTTGCCGACCATTACGGCGCCGCTCGCGCGCAGGATCTGAACGATTTCCGCATCGCGCGTGGCTAGGGCAGGCGACGCGTCCACGACGGATCCGTTCGTCGTCGGCATGCCGGCCACATCGATGCAGTCCTTGACCGCCACCGGGAGGCCGTCGAGACACCCGGCCGGCCGTCCTTCTCGCCAACGCTCGGTGGATGCTGCCGCACGCTCGCGTGCCTCGGCAGGCGCCACGCTGATGAACACATGGTCCACCTCCTGGATGCGCCGAAGCACGTCCTCGAGTACGCCGGTGGGCGTGTCTTCCACACGACCGAACCGCGAGATCAGCTCGGCGATCATGACACCGATCGCCCGCCCGCGTGATCGAAGCAGGGCCGCAGACGCAGCTCGATGTCCCGGGGCTCGCGATGAGCTCCGTTGGTCGGCGCCAGGTCCTGCGGGCAGGCCGAGACAACCAGAACAAGGGGCCGGACGGCGCGCAGGGTGACACGATCGCGAGGTCGGCTCGTCGGCGGCTCGATGCCCAAGGTCCCGTCAGGGCCGACGGGTACGTTCATGAACAGGTTGAGCGGCTGCGGAACCTGGCCAGGTGCCGGGATGGCCAGCTCGTGCAGCGCGTCACGGAAGTTGTCGGTGCAGCTGTCGTGGTGGCCGACGGCTCCGAGCTGCCGGTAGCGAGCCGGGTCGCACGCGGGGATCAGCGTGTCGTGGCGACCACTTGAGGTGTCGGTCTCGAGGGTCAGCATCGGCTCCCGATCGGACCCGACCAAGGCGTCGCCCTCCTGGACGAAGACCCGGCCGTTCGCCATCCGCGTGTGGGCCATCGAGAGCACGGTCGTCGGGTCGACGGCACTGATCGCCCAGGTGTCGACTACCTGCTGGCCGAACAGGTTGACGATGGCGATCGAGTCACCGGCACCGAGCCGAATGGCCCGGCCCGTGCGTGCGACGAGGGTGGTAGCGGTCAAGGCGTGTCCCTTCCCATTTGACGTTCGGGTCAAGTCGCTAGACAACCAGCACCAGCACGTCCGGTCACTGGAGATGTCAACAGACATCACCGCCACGACGGTGGATAATCACACCTATGTTGTCGCTACACCGCCTGTTGCAGCAGGCAGAGCTCGAACTCACGCTGCTCGTTCCAGGCGAGGGTGAGGGCGCGGATCGGGAGTTGCTCTGGCTTCACAACACCGAGCTGGCCAACCCGGCACCGTACGTCCGTCCAGGAGAGCTGGTCCTCACCAACGGTGTCTGGCTCGATGAAGCCGATCCCGCGTCCTTCGTCGATGCGGTACATCGTGCTGACGCCGCCGGCATCGTCTTCGGACTGCGCAAGGAGACGCCCATTACGCCGGCCGAGCTGATCGAGGCCTGCCGGCGGGTCGGGATGCCACTCGCGCAGATTTCCATCGAGGTGCCCTTCACCGCGGTCACCCGTGCGGCAGCAACCTTGCTCGCGGAGTCTCGACTGAGCGATCTCTCGGGGACAGTGCGACGTAGCGGCGCACTGGCCTCGGCGATCTCGCGTGGGGCGGGTGCGGCCGGAATCCTCCAGATCGTGCGCCGAGAACACGACCTTCCGCTGGTCGTGGTCGATCGGACCGGTCGCCAGCTCGCGAGCGCGAATGCCGACCTCTTCCCCACCCAGTTGAGAGACGCGACGCGCGCCTTGACACGACACCCGCCTCCACTCCAGGCAGAGCTCGACGGGACGACGGCGTCGATCTTCCTCGTCACAGCCGTCGCTGACGTCGAGGCCGGGCTCTTCTGCCTCCGGCCCTATCGAGAACTGCGTCCCAACGAGGTCGCGGCCCTCGAGCAAGCCGCCACGTACCTCAGCCTCGAGGCTGCCAAGCAGCAGGCCGTGCATGCGATCGAGCAACGCTTTGCGGCCGAAGTCCTCGACATGGTTCAGGCGGGCTCAAGCCGTGAGGCCGACGTCGCCGAGCGGCTCCGTGCCTTCGGCGTCGACCCCGCCAGTCCGATCGCAGCCCTCGCCATCGCGGGACCGTCCGCCGGTCCGGGGCAGATATCTCACGATGCCGAGACGGTCGCCGACCTCCTCCTCGACCAGGGGCTTGCGGCTCTGGTGGTCGGTGGCTCGCGAGAGACGATCGCGTTCGTCTCGTGGCCGAGAGCCGAACGGACGTCCCTCCGCACGGCCAGCGAGGAGCTGCAGCGCAGGATCTTTCGATCCCACGGCACCAGCCGGGTCCTGGTCGCGATCGGCGGGGTGAGCCCGAATTCTGCCGGTCTCGGCACCGTCCTCATGCAGGCACGCGAGACCTGCCGCGCCATGCAGGCTCAGACGGAAGGGCCCGTGGTGCAGGAGTTCGGCGACGTCGACAGTCACCGGCTGCTGATCGCAATGCTCGACCGCGAGACGCTCGCGCGATTCTCGCACGGCGTGCTGGGCGAGCTCCGGACGCAAGATCGAAACGGCGACCTCGAATCCACGCTCCGTACCTTTCTGGAGCTCGACGGTCACTATGGGGCCACGGCTGAGCGGCTGCACATCCACGTCAACACTCTCCGCAACCGGCTGGCCAGGCTCGCGGAGCTCACCCGCCGGGATGTCCGAACCACCGACGGCAGAGTCGATCTCTTCCTCGCCCTGCAGGCAGACGCGCTCACCTGACCTCGGTCAAAAGACCGATCACCGACGGCTCGCAGCGGCCGCACTCGCGATGACCGTTGCCACGGCCGGATCAGGATCGGCCCTAGCCTCTGCACCGAGCCGGGATCCGCTCCAATCCGCCGGAGCCACGGTTCCGGCGTCCACCGAGGAGCTGACGAGTGTCGTCGGCACCGGTGGCGGCACCCCGAACGACAGTCAGGTCCGGCCGACGGCAGCTCCAGCAGCATTCAGATGGGCAAGAAGTTCGTCGTTGAACCGCTTGCCGATCCGTTGCACGGCATGAGGGCTGCCGTCGAACAGAACCCGCTTGGCCCCCAATGCCTCGGCCAACGCATCGGCCACATCCTCGAAACCGGCTGTACCGCCGCCGGTCACGACCAGCTTGGGAAAGGAGGTCTGCGCAAGCTTCTCCACACGGACGCCCGTTTCCCAGGGCCTTTCGGTGGTGAGATTACCGACAGCCTCGGCGAGCGGCGGAGGGAGAGGCGAGGGCAGTTGCATGTCGACGCTCAGCACCTCTAGGAATCCCGCCGCGAACGACTCGAGGTCCGACGCATCGGCTTCTGCCCAGTATTCCCGCAGCGCCGAAATGAGCAGGTCGGCTGCTGGCCGGCCAGCACCGTTCGGCATCGCCGGCGGCTCGATCACCGTGAGCGACCAGACCTTCTCAGGAGCTAACGCAGCGGCCCGCATGGCGACGACCCCGCCCATGGACGTCCCCACCAGGTGTGCCCCGTCGCCAAGCAGCTCAACGATCTCGGTCGCGTCCCGGTCTGGGTCGATCCGCTCCGTGCTCGGACTCGGGCTATAGCCCCTGCGGTACGGGGCGAGGATCCGGAACCGGTCGGCGAGCACCTGCTGCTCTCCGAAGGCGGCTGCTGCAGACCCCAGGCTGCCGTGCACCATGACGACCCGTGGGCCCGAGTCTCCCCAGCGTTCCGCGGCAAGTTCGGTCATGAACGGACCCCTCAACGCTGCGAGCCGGCGGCAGCCGCCTCGGCTTCGGCACGGGCAAAGACGCCGTTGTCGATGTCCAGCTGGCGCGACTCGAACTTCCAGCCCCCAGCGGTGCGCACGACGCTGTCGGTGTAGATACCCGAGGCGATGATGAACGGGGGCTTCTCGACCTGGACCTTGGTGACCGCGCAGGTGATGCTGGCTGTGTCGCCATCGCCGTCAACGATGTAGTTCGTCATCAGGTGGCGGGCACCGTCCTCCTTGCCCGCTGCGATATGACCATTGATGAACTCGCGGATCGCGTCATGCCCGGCGAACGTGCCGTAGGTGGCGATGAACCTCCCGTCCGGAAGCCAGGCCCTCACCCAGGCGTCGACGTCGTGGTTGTCGAGTGAGCGCATATGTGCGTTGGAGAGCTCGACGATCTCGAGCTTGTCCTCGACTGAGAGAGGCATGGTGAATCTCCTTGCTCGTGGCTTGGTGATGGAAGGGCAATGCGCCTCGACGCAGGTCCATCCGTGGCGACGGTTCTGGAACCCAGACCGGCCGACCGCTCGTGCGGTTCAATCGAGTCTCGTTCCCCGAGGAGCGCCTGCCAATCGCCGATGCGAACACTCATCAGCACGAACGCGAACATCCGCCTTTGCAGGCGAGCCGGGCTACAGGCGGGAGCCTCGCAGCACGGCCGACGGCGACTCGCCGAACCTCTGCTTGAACCTCGCTGCGAAGTCGCCGAGGTGCAGAAATCCGCACGCAACAGCCACTGCAGTCACGGTGGTCTCAGCCTCGCTGGCCAGGGACAGCTGAGCGTGGGCGCGCTCGAGACGCTGGTTGCGAAGCCACTCACCAGGCGACATCCCGACCTCGCGGCGGAACCCTAGCTGCAGGCTTCGTAGCGTGACCCCGCAGTGCCGGGCAACATCCGACAGCAAGGGCTGGTCGGCGAGGTTCGCGAGCATGTAATCCATAGCACGGGAGACCCGTTCCGCGGATGGGCTCTTCGCAGCGCCCGCAAGTTTCCCGCTGAGGTTGCTCGGATACCCCAGCAGAAGGGCATCGACGATCAGAGTCTCGACCTGGACGGCCAGTCGCGTGCGCCGAACGACGTGCGGATCGGCCGCAAGTCGGGCGGCAGCGTCGATCAGCCCCACGAGCCCGGGGCTGACCTGCGCGGTCGTGAGCTCGAAATGCACAGGAGTGGCCTTTGCCGCCCCGATCAGCGCCGCCGCCGCGCTCTCGACTTGTCGGCGCTCTAGGCGTACGAGGACCTGATCGAAATCACGGCCGATCTCCAGC
Coding sequences within:
- a CDS encoding helix-turn-helix domain-containing protein; translation: MSIDEIAEVVRDHGTPLLQAADDIDAVVGACATALRPHMLRVRGRGADLAARLDHLPSAVGLSRLRYGADVTISGVAPEQDEFIVVLPVAGRARFDYGRTTAALGPGAMSVVSPYRPFTLEIGRDFDQVLVRLERRQVESAAAALIGAAKATPVHFELTTAQVSPGLVGLIDAAARLAADPHVVRRTRLAVQVETLIVDALLLGYPSNLSGKLAGAAKSPSAERVSRAMDYMLANLADQPLLSDVARHCGVTLRSLQLGFRREVGMSPGEWLRNQRLERAHAQLSLASEAETTVTAVAVACGFLHLGDFAARFKQRFGESPSAVLRGSRL
- a CDS encoding PucR family transcriptional regulator, with translation MLSLHRLLQQAELELTLLVPGEGEGADRELLWLHNTELANPAPYVRPGELVLTNGVWLDEADPASFVDAVHRADAAGIVFGLRKETPITPAELIEACRRVGMPLAQISIEVPFTAVTRAAATLLAESRLSDLSGTVRRSGALASAISRGAGAAGILQIVRREHDLPLVVVDRTGRQLASANADLFPTQLRDATRALTRHPPPLQAELDGTTASIFLVTAVADVEAGLFCLRPYRELRPNEVAALEQAATYLSLEAAKQQAVHAIEQRFAAEVLDMVQAGSSREADVAERLRAFGVDPASPIAALAIAGPSAGPGQISHDAETVADLLLDQGLAALVVGGSRETIAFVSWPRAERTSLRTASEELQRRIFRSHGTSRVLVAIGGVSPNSAGLGTVLMQARETCRAMQAQTEGPVVQEFGDVDSHRLLIAMLDRETLARFSHGVLGELRTQDRNGDLESTLRTFLELDGHYGATAERLHIHVNTLRNRLARLAELTRRDVRTTDGRVDLFLALQADALT
- a CDS encoding polysaccharide deacetylase family protein translates to MAVDSGAWRGTASAVATLTFDVDAETPILAAGGRYSRHLTTMSHQAYGPDVGVPRILDMLDELEVPATFFMPGWVAEKRPHLAASIVERGHEVAHHSYSHRTATDMTEQDQRDDFERALAVFASQGIEVSGYRAAMWQTTATTMELLAEHGLSYDSSMMADDRPYLLKLGDTDVVELPVHWSLDDWEQYAFLPEPFVGGIIEAPSKVFDLWRDELDGMSEYGCLFNLCLHPFLTARPGRLAVVRRLVEWARERGDISFERCRDVASRVAEVGGVREVYPAHTEIDPDTYPD
- a CDS encoding nuclear transport factor 2 family protein; the encoded protein is MPLSVEDKLEIVELSNAHMRSLDNHDVDAWVRAWLPDGRFIATYGTFAGHDAIREFINGHIAAGKEDGARHLMTNYIVDGDGDTASITCAVTKVQVEKPPFIIASGIYTDSVVRTAGGWKFESRQLDIDNGVFARAEAEAAAAGSQR
- a CDS encoding alpha/beta fold hydrolase; the encoded protein is MTELAAERWGDSGPRVVMVHGSLGSAAAAFGEQQVLADRFRILAPYRRGYSPSPSTERIDPDRDATEIVELLGDGAHLVGTSMGGVVAMRAAALAPEKVWSLTVIEPPAMPNGAGRPAADLLISALREYWAEADASDLESFAAGFLEVLSVDMQLPSPLPPPLAEAVGNLTTERPWETGVRVEKLAQTSFPKLVVTGGGTAGFEDVADALAEALGAKRVLFDGSPHAVQRIGKRFNDELLAHLNAAGAAVGRT
- a CDS encoding DUF1989 domain-containing protein, with the translated sequence MTATTLVARTGRAIRLGAGDSIAIVNLFGQQVVDTWAISAVDPTTVLSMAHTRMANGRVFVQEGDALVGSDREPMLTLETDTSSGRHDTLIPACDPARYRQLGAVGHHDSCTDNFRDALHELAIPAPGQVPQPLNLFMNVPVGPDGTLGIEPPTSRPRDRVTLRAVRPLVLVVSACPQDLAPTNGAHREPRDIELRLRPCFDHAGGRSVS
- a CDS encoding tRNA-dihydrouridine synthase; protein product: MTESPDRHPALEPVSLGSLDLANRLMVAPMTRISATPAGVPTELMADYYAEFASGGFGLVITEGIYPDAAYSQGYLDQPGLVTQEHIDGWRVVTDRVHADGARIVAQLMHAGALSQGNPYRSETLAPSAVEPLGTMMEAYGGSGPWPVPREATSDDIADVVDGFAAAARNAAAAGFDGIEVHAANGYLLDQFVTEYTNQRTDEYGASTANRIRLTAEVVERIVAETPEGFIVGVRVSQTKVNDVVYRWSGGAEDVVVISESLAKAGAHYIHVASEGRSWFETAQLADGSTVTGLAREVSGLPVIANGGMHDRDQAARVLAEGHADFLAIGHVALANPDLPNRLAAGDELAEFDPAMLRPSVTIESSLRWRQAGRAWQ
- a CDS encoding amidase family protein, with product MIAELISRFGRVEDTPTGVLEDVLRRIQEVDHVFISVAPAEARERAAASTERWREGRPAGCLDGLPVAVKDCIDVAGMPTTNGSVVDASPALATRDAEIVQILRASGAVMVGKTNLSELAFSGIGTNPHFGSPLNPLSGSEPLITGGSSSGSAAAVSSGQVLLAIGTDTSGSVRVPAAFCGVVGYKASEERFPRNGVRTLSPTLDSFGLLAPNATDLAFAVATFDSCTAPPYAQATGPVRLVVPDEEVVADADPEVSAWFQDAVEELETHDGLRIERRPLPVLAEAQELMDNHGTLVAAEAYAGYGQLLQGASEALLDPAVARRIRSASAVGSTVGPVRARMSALRERVAVELAGGLLLCPTVRHAPPSLSVVTASADAFDWWNARILRTTMLLSYLGMPGVSVPRGDGRRRGLGLLVSAPSGHDHSVIRAAQLLDDMPKKPHQENR